The following coding sequences lie in one Halorarum halophilum genomic window:
- the dnaJ gene encoding molecular chaperone DnaJ: MSEDFYEVLGVSRDASEDEIKQAYRQKATEYHPDVSDEPDAEEKFKKVKKAKEVLADGEKRQAYDQMGHDRFEQAEKRGGFDGGRGGAGGMGGDPFGGMGGGMGGGGMGGLGDIFEEFFGGGGRGRGGPRPGKDLRTSLDITLEEAYEGVSKQFTAARPQRCPECDGSGHPPEADVQTCPECNGQGQVTQVQQTPLGRVQQTAACPRCEGEGELYSEDCARCDGGGVVREESTLTIDVPAGIRDGQSLRMEGEGAPGEPGARDGDLLIEIRVEEDERFDRDGADLQLTQPISFPQATFGDTVELETLDGAVEFEVPAGTQSGETFRLRGKGMPRLRGRGNGDLYVQVQVVTPEELSDEQREALKTFAEAGGEEIDVSEGFFEKIKNSF, from the coding sequence ATGAGCGAGGACTTCTACGAGGTTCTGGGGGTCTCGCGCGACGCCTCCGAGGACGAGATCAAGCAGGCGTACCGCCAGAAGGCGACGGAGTACCACCCCGACGTGAGCGACGAGCCGGACGCCGAGGAGAAGTTCAAGAAGGTCAAGAAGGCCAAGGAGGTGCTCGCCGACGGCGAGAAGCGCCAGGCGTACGACCAGATGGGCCACGACCGCTTCGAACAGGCGGAGAAGCGCGGCGGCTTCGACGGCGGCCGCGGCGGCGCAGGCGGCATGGGCGGCGACCCGTTCGGCGGCATGGGTGGCGGAATGGGCGGCGGCGGCATGGGCGGTCTCGGCGACATCTTCGAGGAGTTCTTCGGCGGCGGCGGTCGGGGGCGGGGCGGCCCGCGGCCGGGCAAGGACCTCCGGACGAGTCTCGACATCACGCTGGAGGAGGCGTACGAGGGCGTCTCGAAGCAGTTCACCGCGGCGCGACCCCAGCGGTGTCCCGAGTGCGACGGGTCGGGCCACCCGCCCGAGGCCGACGTGCAGACGTGTCCCGAGTGCAACGGACAGGGGCAGGTGACCCAGGTCCAGCAGACACCGCTCGGGCGCGTCCAGCAGACCGCGGCCTGCCCGCGCTGCGAGGGCGAGGGCGAACTGTACTCCGAGGACTGCGCGCGGTGTGACGGCGGCGGCGTCGTCCGCGAGGAATCCACGCTCACCATCGACGTGCCGGCGGGCATCCGCGACGGCCAGAGCCTCCGGATGGAGGGCGAGGGCGCGCCCGGCGAACCCGGCGCGCGTGACGGCGACCTGCTCATCGAGATCCGGGTCGAGGAGGACGAACGGTTCGACCGCGACGGCGCCGACCTGCAGCTCACCCAGCCCATCTCGTTCCCGCAGGCGACGTTCGGCGACACGGTCGAACTCGAGACGCTCGACGGTGCCGTAGAGTTCGAGGTGCCCGCCGGAACCCAGTCGGGCGAGACGTTCCGCCTGCGCGGGAAGGGGATGCCCCGCCTGCGCGGCCGGGGGAACGGCGACCTCTACGTCCAGGTGCAGGTCGTCACGCCCGAGGAACTCAGCGACGAACAGCGCGAGGCGCTGAAGACGTTCGCGGAGGCCGGCGGCGAGGAGATCGACGTGAGCGAGGGCTTCTTCGAGAAGATCAAGAACTCCTTCTGA
- a CDS encoding NAD(P)/FAD-dependent oxidoreductase has product MSTNVVVIGSGYAGAGAVKAFEDEIEPGEANLTWVSEHDYHLVLHEVHRCIRDPGVESKVAIPVDEIKDDDTAFVKGRVTDVDTDEQTVLTEDGEEVPYDYLLVAVGSATAFYGIEGLREHSLTLKGLDDAREIHRELADAAEDATEMEPARVLVGGAGLSGIQSAGEIAEYRDDSRAPIDITLVEGLEEVFPGNDPEVQGALRKRLLEKDIEILTGDFISKVDEETVYLGGGEDEEPEELEYDILLWTGGITGQEEIAEVDLEKDERSNRVFAESTFETSDDRVFAIGDTALVDQGEDEVAPPTAQAAWQAAEVAGENLARAVRGAPLRSWRHEDKGTVISVGEKAVAHDVQGVPMNTFGGPGAKLLKKGIATRWIVSVSSLSRGLSAWNDM; this is encoded by the coding sequence ATGAGTACGAACGTCGTCGTCATCGGGTCCGGCTACGCCGGCGCGGGCGCCGTCAAAGCGTTCGAGGACGAGATCGAACCCGGCGAGGCGAACCTGACGTGGGTCTCCGAGCACGACTACCACCTCGTGCTCCACGAGGTCCACCGCTGCATCCGCGACCCGGGGGTCGAGTCGAAGGTCGCCATCCCGGTCGACGAGATCAAGGACGACGACACCGCGTTCGTGAAGGGTCGCGTCACCGACGTCGACACCGACGAGCAGACGGTCCTCACCGAGGACGGCGAGGAGGTGCCGTACGACTACCTCCTCGTGGCTGTCGGCTCCGCGACGGCGTTCTACGGCATCGAGGGCCTCCGCGAGCACTCGCTCACCCTGAAGGGGCTCGACGACGCGCGCGAGATCCACCGCGAACTCGCGGACGCCGCGGAGGACGCCACGGAGATGGAGCCCGCGAGGGTGCTCGTCGGCGGCGCCGGCCTCTCGGGCATCCAGTCGGCCGGCGAGATCGCGGAGTACCGCGACGACTCCCGCGCCCCGATCGACATCACGCTCGTCGAGGGGCTGGAGGAGGTCTTCCCCGGAAACGATCCCGAGGTGCAGGGCGCGCTCCGCAAGCGCCTCCTCGAGAAGGACATCGAGATCCTCACCGGCGACTTCATCTCGAAGGTCGACGAGGAGACGGTCTACCTCGGCGGCGGCGAGGACGAGGAGCCGGAGGAACTGGAGTACGATATCCTGCTGTGGACCGGCGGCATCACCGGTCAGGAGGAGATCGCCGAGGTCGACCTCGAGAAGGACGAGCGCTCCAACCGCGTGTTCGCCGAGTCCACGTTCGAGACGAGCGACGACCGCGTGTTCGCCATCGGCGACACGGCGCTCGTCGACCAGGGCGAGGACGAGGTCGCGCCGCCGACCGCGCAGGCCGCCTGGCAGGCCGCCGAGGTCGCCGGCGAGAACCTCGCACGGGCCGTCCGGGGCGCGCCGCTCCGCTCGTGGCGACACGAGGACAAGGGGACGGTCATCTCGGTCGGTGAGAAGGCAGTTGCCCACGACGTGCAGGGCGTCCCGATGAACACCTTCGGCGGTCCGGGCGCGAAGCTCCTGAAGAAGGGGATCGCCACGCGCTGGATCGTCTCCGTCTCCTCGCTGAGCCGCGGGCTCAGCGCCTGGAACGACATGTAA
- a CDS encoding DUF7520 family protein, with protein sequence MANQTDRHDGDVGTGVDGRPYLLGAAGVVTLFAAAAGYVVAANNAVDAVTVFGLVRLPGAPAAMALYGAVLSLIVLGVLFGLVSVVSRYEEAP encoded by the coding sequence GTGGCGAACCAGACCGACCGACACGACGGCGACGTGGGGACCGGCGTCGACGGCAGGCCGTACCTCCTCGGTGCTGCTGGGGTGGTGACGCTGTTCGCGGCCGCTGCGGGCTACGTGGTCGCCGCGAACAACGCCGTCGACGCGGTGACGGTGTTCGGACTCGTCCGGCTTCCCGGGGCGCCAGCGGCGATGGCGCTGTACGGCGCCGTCCTGTCGCTGATCGTCCTCGGCGTCCTCTTCGGCCTCGTCTCGGTCGTCTCCCGGTACGAGGAGGCGCCGTAG
- a CDS encoding HTH domain-containing protein: MSSIELTDSQRKILNELVNIFREEEDAVKGETIAEAVGRNPGTIRNQMQSLKALQLVEGVPGPKGGYKPTANAFEALDLQSLDEPAATPLFHEGEKLENVNVQEINLTSVHHPELCRAEVHLQGSVRDFHEGDSVIVGPTPLSKLRIEGTVDGKDDSASVLILKIDGMQAPSEPPAH, translated from the coding sequence ATGTCGTCAATAGAGCTCACCGACAGTCAGCGGAAGATACTCAACGAACTCGTGAACATCTTCCGCGAGGAGGAGGACGCCGTAAAGGGTGAAACGATCGCGGAGGCGGTGGGGCGCAACCCCGGCACCATCCGCAACCAGATGCAGAGCCTGAAGGCGCTCCAGCTGGTCGAGGGCGTCCCCGGCCCGAAGGGCGGGTACAAGCCGACCGCGAACGCCTTCGAGGCGCTCGACCTCCAGAGCCTCGACGAACCGGCGGCGACGCCGCTGTTCCACGAGGGCGAGAAGCTGGAGAACGTCAACGTCCAGGAGATCAACCTCACGTCGGTCCACCACCCCGAGCTCTGCCGGGCCGAGGTCCACCTGCAGGGGTCGGTCCGTGACTTCCACGAGGGCGACTCGGTGATCGTCGGCCCGACGCCGCTCTCGAAGCTCCGCATCGAGGGGACCGTCGACGGGAAGGACGACTCCGCAAGCGTCCTCATCCTGAAGATCGACGGGATGCAGGCGCCCTCCGAGCCGCCGGCGCACTGA
- the cdd gene encoding cytidine deaminase, which produces MTDPSDDPLLVRAREALADAYVPYSEYPVGAAVRTADGSVFVGCNIENANYSNSLHAEEVAIAEAVKNGHDEFERVAVSSGVRDGVTPCGMCRQTLAEFCDGEVEVVCDEGDDVASYALGELLPNTISLETLEEADAARGREE; this is translated from the coding sequence ATGACCGACCCGAGCGACGACCCCCTGCTGGTCCGGGCACGCGAGGCCCTCGCGGACGCCTACGTCCCGTACTCGGAGTACCCCGTCGGCGCCGCCGTCCGGACCGCCGACGGCTCCGTCTTCGTCGGCTGCAACATCGAGAACGCGAACTACTCCAACTCCCTGCACGCCGAGGAGGTCGCCATCGCCGAGGCCGTGAAGAACGGTCACGACGAGTTCGAGCGCGTCGCCGTCTCGTCCGGGGTCCGGGACGGAGTCACGCCCTGCGGGATGTGCCGCCAGACGCTCGCGGAGTTCTGCGACGGCGAGGTCGAGGTCGTCTGCGACGAGGGCGACGACGTCGCCAGCTACGCGCTCGGGGAACTCCTACCGAACACCATCAGCCTGGAGACGCTGGAGGAGGCCGACGCGGCACGCGGGCGGGAGGAGTAG
- a CDS encoding peroxiredoxin family protein, with product MTLEGESAPEFTLESTAGGTVTLSETLESGPAIVLVNRGHWCSFCAEQLETFDGVAYDLWFNDDVDVLPVVTDTVPKLREMRDRFDLDFQLLADPAGEVAERYSGTEQTSHGVTGVAATYVVDEEGTVRYEQVADHPADRTYGNWVRYFIRNEYEDPFGE from the coding sequence ATGACACTCGAAGGCGAATCCGCACCGGAGTTCACACTCGAGAGCACCGCGGGCGGAACGGTCACGCTCTCGGAGACGCTCGAATCGGGGCCGGCAATCGTGCTGGTAAACCGGGGTCACTGGTGCAGTTTCTGTGCCGAACAGCTCGAAACGTTCGACGGGGTCGCCTACGACCTCTGGTTCAACGACGACGTCGACGTGCTCCCCGTCGTGACCGACACCGTTCCGAAACTCCGGGAGATGCGGGACCGGTTCGACCTCGACTTCCAGCTGCTCGCCGACCCGGCCGGCGAGGTCGCCGAACGGTACAGCGGCACCGAGCAGACGAGCCACGGGGTCACCGGTGTCGCCGCGACCTACGTCGTCGACGAGGAGGGAACCGTTCGGTACGAGCAGGTCGCCGACCACCCCGCGGACCGGACGTACGGGAACTGGGTCCGGTACTTCATCCGGAACGAGTACGAGGACCCGTTCGGGGAGTGA
- a CDS encoding short-chain fatty acid transporter: MSTRNGGTVVQRFGRGLAATVERWMPSPFLFAILLSYIVFVAGVLLQGEGPVAMVGHWYDGFWALLTFGMQMVLILVTGYVIAYHPRVQSLIGRLAGIPNSGAGAVVLVGVVAMVASWIQWGMGLIVGAVVAREVGRQAYRRDISVHYPLLCIAGYMGLGLTWHWGLAGSAPLLINTPNNVFIEQGVLDSLVPISQTVFSGYSLTLTVLAIVYASLVLYLLAPSPEHAEGIEEYLDEDELGETAGETGPAIETPADAIDQSRLVGGLIALTGVLFSVWTFAQEGLNALNLNVVNFAFMFVGLLLFTRPRAYQEQFYDAVTATGGIILQFPFYAGIIGMMNGSGLTDTLANALVNVATPTTFPVIAWLTAGVINMFVPSGGGEWTVVGPTILAAAQELGVPVGKATVAYAVGDAHTNLFQPFWALPLLGITGMRARDIFGYGMAMLLLLIPFLAIALTFVPY; this comes from the coding sequence ATGTCAACACGTAACGGAGGAACTGTCGTACAGCGGTTCGGACGCGGGCTCGCGGCGACCGTCGAGCGGTGGATGCCGAGCCCGTTCCTGTTCGCGATCCTGTTGAGCTACATCGTCTTCGTCGCCGGCGTCCTGCTGCAGGGCGAGGGGCCGGTCGCGATGGTCGGCCACTGGTACGACGGCTTCTGGGCGCTGCTCACCTTCGGGATGCAGATGGTGCTCATCCTCGTGACCGGGTACGTCATCGCGTACCATCCGCGCGTCCAGAGCCTCATCGGACGGCTCGCCGGGATCCCGAACTCGGGGGCCGGCGCGGTCGTCCTCGTCGGCGTCGTGGCGATGGTCGCCTCGTGGATCCAGTGGGGGATGGGGCTCATCGTGGGCGCCGTCGTCGCCCGGGAGGTCGGCCGACAGGCGTACCGGCGCGACATCTCCGTCCACTACCCGCTGCTGTGCATCGCGGGCTACATGGGGCTCGGACTGACGTGGCACTGGGGGCTCGCCGGCTCCGCGCCGCTGCTCATCAACACGCCGAACAACGTGTTCATCGAGCAGGGCGTGCTCGACTCGCTCGTCCCCATCTCGCAGACGGTGTTCTCGGGGTACTCGCTCACGCTGACTGTGCTCGCCATCGTCTACGCCTCGCTCGTGCTGTACCTGCTCGCCCCCAGCCCCGAGCACGCGGAGGGCATCGAGGAATACCTCGACGAGGACGAACTGGGCGAGACCGCCGGCGAGACGGGGCCGGCCATCGAGACGCCCGCGGACGCCATCGACCAGAGCCGGCTCGTCGGCGGGCTCATCGCGCTCACCGGCGTCCTCTTCTCCGTCTGGACGTTCGCCCAGGAGGGGCTGAACGCGCTCAACCTCAACGTCGTCAACTTCGCGTTCATGTTCGTCGGCCTGCTGCTGTTCACTCGTCCGCGCGCCTACCAGGAGCAGTTCTACGACGCCGTCACCGCGACGGGCGGCATCATCCTCCAGTTCCCGTTCTACGCGGGAATCATCGGGATGATGAACGGGTCCGGGCTGACCGACACGCTGGCTAACGCGCTGGTGAACGTGGCGACGCCGACGACGTTCCCCGTCATCGCGTGGCTCACCGCCGGCGTCATCAACATGTTCGTCCCCTCCGGCGGCGGCGAGTGGACGGTCGTCGGCCCGACCATCCTCGCGGCCGCGCAGGAACTCGGCGTCCCGGTCGGCAAGGCGACGGTCGCCTACGCCGTCGGCGACGCCCACACGAACCTGTTCCAGCCGTTCTGGGCGCTCCCCCTGCTCGGTATCACCGGGATGCGCGCGCGGGACATCTTCGGCTACGGGATGGCGATGCTGCTGCTGCTCATCCCCTTCCTGGCGATCGCGCTCACGTTCGTCCCCTACTAA
- a CDS encoding AMP-binding protein produces MPEPEADAALVGDLLARDRRDGSPALHAAAPDRTISYRDLCTTAYKVGNVLSHHGVRAGDRVAVEPLPLPEPVLTFLGAAMLGAVTEFRAEPGTDARAAVVHADREDEFDLPPGSRLVAFGGAPERATTTHWEGEVWSENPAFPPTDVEPTDPVLAAEDDGGVEQFSHRDLLVVARDAVERLELDGGSNLALHASLADPYAVAAGVLAPLLVGGCICLPDEDGNEPSATAAITDGRPVADDRPTSERRVLQLDSLRP; encoded by the coding sequence ATGCCCGAACCGGAGGCCGACGCTGCGCTCGTCGGCGACCTCCTCGCGCGCGACCGGCGGGACGGGTCGCCCGCGCTGCACGCCGCCGCCCCCGACCGGACGATCAGCTACCGCGACCTCTGTACGACGGCGTACAAGGTCGGAAACGTCCTCAGCCACCACGGCGTCCGCGCGGGCGATCGCGTCGCCGTCGAACCGCTCCCCCTCCCCGAACCCGTGCTGACGTTCCTCGGGGCGGCGATGCTGGGCGCCGTGACGGAGTTCCGCGCGGAACCGGGTACCGACGCCCGCGCGGCCGTCGTCCACGCCGACCGCGAGGACGAGTTCGACCTCCCGCCGGGGTCGCGACTGGTCGCCTTCGGAGGGGCGCCCGAGCGCGCGACGACGACTCACTGGGAGGGCGAGGTGTGGAGCGAGAACCCGGCGTTCCCGCCGACCGACGTCGAGCCCACCGACCCGGTGCTCGCGGCCGAGGACGACGGCGGAGTCGAACAGTTCTCCCACCGGGACCTCCTGGTGGTCGCTCGCGACGCCGTCGAACGGCTAGAATTGGACGGGGGCTCGAACCTGGCGCTGCACGCGTCGCTCGCGGACCCGTACGCAGTCGCGGCCGGCGTGCTCGCGCCGCTGCTCGTCGGGGGGTGCATCTGTCTCCCGGACGAGGACGGGAACGAACCGTCGGCGACGGCTGCGATCACGGACGGCCGCCCGGTCGCGGATGACCGACCTACCTCCGAGCGCCGGGTCCTCCAGCTCGACTCGCTCCGGCCGTGA
- a CDS encoding AMP-binding protein produces MAPTEVDTDEVVHEPDEAFAEATNVRQFMREYGIEDYDALIERTCTGVEGVEESGVDWFWDELVDYLGIEFYEEYDAVRDDTDGPQFTDWYPGGELNIAHNVLDRHAATDAAARNSVACIWEGEPGDERHVTYHDLHRGANRVANYLESVGVETGDTVGLYMAMVPEVIAILYGCFKVGAIAVPIFSGFGTDATATRISDSECSVLFTGDGFYRRGGEVLLKDTADEAIDEAGHVEHAVVYDRLGARDGDVEIPWNDDRDEWWDDAVASQSSAYETKSLPSDQESMLLYSSGTTGTPKGIVHTHAGIQMQCAKELHFGFDHKPEDRFFWVSDIGWMMGPWTLVGNHTFGGTVFMYEGAPDHPGPDRFWDMIERHGLTAFGISPTAIRALRKHGDANVDEYDLSSLRLLGSTGEPWDPESWQWFYDNVGGGNCPIINISGGTEICGCFLMPMPDRPLKPCTLGGPGLGMDIDIVDADGNSIADGHERGYLVARDSCPSMTKSLWSGDERYLAEYWSTFEDPPLWNHGDWAQKDEDGFWFLHGRADDTLNVAGRKIGPAEIEGVLIDHDAVNQAAAVGVPDETTGTAVVAYVVVEDEIEPSDELRDELVALVGEEHGKPFRPRELLFVEEFPKTQSGKIIRRAISAVHEGEDPGDLSSMENPGSLEKLREAS; encoded by the coding sequence ATGGCGCCCACCGAGGTCGACACGGACGAAGTGGTCCACGAACCCGACGAGGCGTTCGCCGAGGCCACCAACGTCCGTCAGTTCATGCGGGAGTACGGCATCGAGGACTACGACGCCCTCATCGAGCGGACGTGCACGGGCGTCGAGGGCGTCGAGGAGTCCGGCGTCGACTGGTTCTGGGACGAACTGGTCGACTACCTCGGAATCGAGTTCTACGAGGAGTACGACGCGGTGCGGGACGACACCGACGGCCCGCAGTTCACCGACTGGTACCCCGGCGGGGAGCTCAACATCGCGCACAACGTCCTCGACCGCCACGCGGCCACGGACGCGGCGGCGCGGAACAGCGTGGCGTGCATCTGGGAGGGCGAACCCGGCGACGAGCGCCACGTCACCTACCACGACCTCCACCGGGGGGCCAACAGGGTCGCGAACTACCTCGAATCGGTCGGCGTGGAGACCGGCGACACGGTCGGGCTGTACATGGCGATGGTGCCCGAGGTCATCGCCATCCTCTACGGCTGTTTCAAGGTCGGAGCCATCGCGGTCCCCATCTTCTCCGGCTTCGGAACGGACGCGACCGCGACCCGCATCTCCGACTCAGAGTGCTCGGTGCTGTTCACCGGCGACGGCTTCTACCGCCGCGGGGGCGAGGTCCTCCTGAAGGACACCGCCGACGAGGCCATCGACGAGGCCGGTCACGTCGAGCACGCTGTGGTCTACGACCGGCTCGGGGCCCGCGATGGCGACGTGGAGATCCCCTGGAACGACGACCGCGACGAGTGGTGGGACGACGCGGTGGCGTCGCAGTCGAGCGCGTACGAGACGAAGTCGCTCCCCTCGGACCAGGAGTCGATGCTGCTGTACTCCTCCGGGACGACGGGGACGCCGAAGGGCATCGTCCACACCCACGCCGGCATCCAGATGCAGTGCGCGAAGGAGCTCCACTTCGGCTTCGACCACAAGCCGGAGGACCGCTTCTTCTGGGTGTCGGACATCGGCTGGATGATGGGGCCGTGGACGCTCGTCGGGAACCACACGTTCGGGGGGACGGTGTTCATGTACGAGGGCGCGCCCGACCACCCCGGTCCCGACCGCTTCTGGGACATGATCGAGCGCCACGGCCTCACCGCCTTCGGCATCTCCCCCACGGCCATCCGGGCGCTCCGAAAGCACGGCGACGCGAACGTCGACGAGTACGACCTCTCCAGCCTGCGCCTGCTCGGCTCGACCGGCGAGCCGTGGGACCCCGAGAGCTGGCAGTGGTTCTACGACAACGTCGGCGGCGGAAACTGCCCCATCATCAACATCTCCGGGGGCACCGAGATCTGCGGTTGCTTCCTGATGCCGATGCCCGACCGGCCGCTCAAGCCCTGCACGCTAGGCGGGCCGGGGCTCGGGATGGACATCGACATCGTCGACGCCGACGGGAACTCGATCGCCGACGGCCACGAGCGCGGCTACCTCGTCGCACGCGACTCCTGTCCGAGCATGACCAAGAGCCTCTGGTCGGGCGACGAGCGCTACCTGGCGGAGTACTGGTCGACGTTCGAGGACCCGCCGCTGTGGAACCACGGCGACTGGGCCCAGAAGGACGAGGACGGCTTCTGGTTCCTCCACGGGCGCGCCGACGACACGCTCAACGTCGCCGGACGGAAGATCGGCCCCGCCGAGATCGAGGGCGTGCTCATCGACCACGACGCGGTGAACCAGGCCGCGGCGGTCGGCGTCCCCGACGAGACGACTGGCACCGCGGTCGTCGCCTACGTCGTCGTGGAGGACGAAATCGAGCCGAGCGACGAGCTCCGCGACGAACTGGTCGCGCTCGTCGGCGAGGAGCACGGCAAGCCGTTCCGCCCGCGCGAACTCCTGTTCGTCGAGGAGTTCCCCAAGACGCAGTCGGGCAAGATCATCCGCCGGGCCATCTCGGCGGTCCACGAGGGCGAGGACCCCGGCGACCTCTCCTCAATGGAGAACCCCGGGTCGCTGGAGAAGTTGAGGGAGGCCTCCTGA
- a CDS encoding GNAT family N-acetyltransferase: MYVRDARNRDEVWLLDHIEEMGLDEGSFRSRDYVIAVDEGSNERAGFGRFRIHKTDEGEFCELTSIGVLEAWRGQGVGAHVLERLVGEAGDDGFDVLFCFTETPDYLTRFGFERVDEDALPEPMRDRLDRVREDQPDAVPLALDRSAFEMPDHLREQFKNASPAAGEPEPEPEDTPEDFGIDPDEATYKYDTGR, from the coding sequence ATGTACGTCCGTGATGCCAGGAACCGGGACGAGGTCTGGCTGCTCGACCACATCGAGGAGATGGGGTTGGACGAGGGTTCCTTCCGGTCCCGCGACTACGTCATCGCGGTCGACGAGGGGAGCAACGAGCGGGCCGGCTTCGGCCGCTTCAGGATCCACAAGACCGACGAGGGCGAGTTCTGCGAGCTGACGAGCATCGGCGTGCTGGAGGCGTGGCGCGGGCAGGGCGTCGGCGCGCACGTCCTCGAACGCCTCGTCGGCGAGGCGGGCGACGACGGCTTCGACGTCCTGTTCTGTTTCACCGAGACGCCGGACTACCTGACGCGGTTCGGCTTCGAACGCGTCGACGAGGACGCGCTGCCGGAACCCATGCGCGACCGGCTCGACCGCGTTCGGGAGGACCAGCCCGACGCCGTCCCGCTCGCGCTGGACCGGTCGGCCTTCGAGATGCCCGACCATCTCCGCGAGCAGTTCAAGAACGCGTCGCCCGCGGCCGGTGAGCCGGAGCCCGAGCCGGAGGATACCCCCGAGGACTTCGGGATCGATCCGGACGAGGCGACCTACAAGTACGACACCGGACGGTAG
- a CDS encoding nucleoside phosphorylase, producing the protein MTDASEDPNDDVGYHVEVGPDDVADTVLLPGNPERVDKVTALWDESKEVGQHREYRTATGSYDGERLSVTSTGIGSPSAAIAVEELARVGVDTFIRVGSCGAIQEGMAVGDLVISSGAVRQEGTSKEYVREDYPATADHEVVSALVAAAERLGYDYHVGLTMSADSFYAGQGRPGFEGFRAAGSEELVDELREANVKNIEMEASAIMTIATVYGLRAGAVCAVYANRVTGEFRTEGESRAVECASLAAALLARMDRVKAEAGVDRWHAGLSLE; encoded by the coding sequence ATGACCGACGCGAGCGAGGACCCGAACGACGACGTGGGGTACCACGTCGAGGTCGGGCCCGACGACGTGGCCGACACGGTGCTGTTGCCCGGCAACCCAGAGCGCGTGGACAAGGTGACCGCGCTGTGGGACGAGTCCAAGGAGGTCGGCCAGCACCGCGAGTACCGGACCGCGACAGGGAGCTACGACGGCGAGCGACTCTCGGTCACCTCCACGGGCATCGGCTCCCCGTCCGCGGCTATCGCCGTCGAGGAACTGGCCCGCGTCGGCGTGGACACGTTCATCCGGGTCGGATCCTGTGGCGCCATCCAGGAGGGGATGGCCGTCGGCGACCTCGTCATCTCGTCGGGGGCCGTCCGCCAGGAGGGGACGAGCAAGGAGTACGTCCGGGAGGACTACCCGGCGACGGCGGACCACGAGGTCGTCTCGGCGCTCGTCGCCGCCGCGGAACGGCTCGGCTACGACTACCACGTCGGGCTGACGATGTCGGCGGACTCCTTCTACGCCGGCCAGGGTCGGCCGGGGTTCGAGGGGTTCCGCGCGGCGGGGTCGGAAGAGCTCGTCGACGAACTCCGGGAGGCGAACGTGAAGAACATCGAGATGGAGGCCTCCGCCATCATGACCATCGCGACCGTCTACGGCCTCCGGGCCGGGGCGGTGTGTGCCGTCTACGCCAACCGGGTCACCGGCGAGTTCCGTACGGAGGGAGAGTCGCGCGCGGTCGAGTGTGCGAGCCTCGCCGCGGCGCTTCTCGCACGGATGGACCGCGTGAAGGCGGAGGCGGGCGTCGACCGCTGGCACGCCGGGCTGTCGCTGGAGTGA
- a CDS encoding SDR family NAD(P)-dependent oxidoreductase, with translation MDGSEADPDGEPAFDPATALDLSGRVAVVTGGTRGIGRAISLGLARAGADVVPTSRTAEDVDDAVSAVESTGADSLARPTDVTDPDAVVDLVGAVEDEFGRLDVVVNNAGVNPRDALGTPEATTEAGTRTTLDVNLEGALRCARAAAEALRADGGGALVNVASVGGLVGLPRQHPYVASKHGLVGVTRSMALDWAPDVRVNAVAPGYVLTGLTQGIADDEDLRDSVLARTPLGRFAEPEEVAAPVVFLASGAASYVTGACLSVDGGWTAR, from the coding sequence ATGGACGGATCCGAAGCGGACCCCGACGGCGAACCGGCGTTCGACCCCGCGACGGCGCTCGACCTCTCCGGTCGCGTCGCCGTCGTGACCGGCGGGACGCGGGGCATCGGTCGGGCGATCTCCCTCGGTCTGGCACGCGCCGGCGCCGACGTGGTCCCGACCTCCCGGACGGCCGAGGACGTCGACGACGCGGTCTCGGCGGTGGAGTCGACGGGCGCCGACTCGCTGGCCCGGCCGACCGACGTGACCGACCCCGACGCCGTGGTGGACCTGGTGGGGGCCGTCGAGGACGAGTTCGGACGGCTGGACGTCGTCGTGAACAACGCCGGCGTCAACCCGCGCGACGCGCTCGGAACGCCGGAGGCGACGACGGAGGCGGGGACCAGGACGACCCTCGACGTCAACCTGGAAGGGGCCCTCAGGTGCGCCCGCGCTGCAGCGGAGGCGCTCCGCGCGGACGGCGGCGGCGCGCTCGTGAACGTCGCCAGCGTCGGCGGCCTGGTCGGCCTCCCGCGCCAGCACCCGTACGTCGCCTCGAAGCACGGACTCGTCGGGGTGACGAGGAGCATGGCGCTGGACTGGGCGCCGGACGTCCGCGTGAACGCCGTGGCGCCGGGCTACGTCCTTACCGGGTTGACCCAGGGCATCGCGGACGACGAGGACCTGCGCGACTCGGTCCTCGCGCGGACGCCGCTCGGCCGGTTCGCGGAGCCCGAGGAGGTCGCCGCCCCGGTCGTCTTCCTCGCCTCCGGGGCCGCCTCGTACGTCACTGGGGCCTGCCTCTCGGTCGACGGCGGCTGGACCGCCCGATAG